Proteins encoded within one genomic window of Rhinoderma darwinii isolate aRhiDar2 chromosome 5, aRhiDar2.hap1, whole genome shotgun sequence:
- the LOC142652240 gene encoding uncharacterized protein LOC142652240 → MAGTPLIQYPLTFDDVAVIFSSEEWEMLNTQQRVLYMEVMRENYEHFIFLELKAPIILSWQQNKHPAVKATSHRTESPPSAGTQGPKINDKESREAHTELPTQPENPSKLPAKMPQQENHEDEQNGENCSQKKNINKPISSSRNSKRRKKLCCPQCNKSFKYSSALEAHLRVHSGDQPHKCNICNETFSYKSGLIVHRRKHSQTVAKVPQDAENETPLETTIKSSSPIITRKSGRITEKHTGDKTTATKPESEAASKTSSMDNETSKVAAPPTTDSSGTNKQTEKEKPLKCNYCEKRFNDQKILKAHHRIHSGKLAFPCQYCEESFSKASLLALHSSNHKVCKPYQCDQCDKNFNDQSLLLAHKRTHSGEKPYWCNQCQTWFPNHKSLLQHEQIHLKPKPYKCQHCEKSFNDKSLFLTHEGVHTNTKPFQCTKCNKSFYLKKQLENHQSDHDPDKPFPCNQCERSFNKKETLVAHTRVHKHSAQAQKA, encoded by the exons TATCCTCTCACATTCGATGATGTTGCCGTCATTTTCTCCAGTGAAGAATGGGAGATGCTGAACACCCAGCAGAGGGTGCTCTATATGGAGGTGATGAGAGAAAATTATGAACATTTTATCTTTTTGG AATTGAAGGCCCCTATTATATTATCCTGGCAGCAGAACAAACACCCAGCAGTCAAAGCGACATCACATCGGACAGAATCGCCCCCCTCCGCTGGTACACAAG GGCCAAAAATCAACGACAAGGAGTCACGGGAGGCTCATACCGAGTTACCCACACAGCCTGAAAATCCATCAAAGTTGCCCGCCAAAATGCCCCAACAGGAGAACCATGAAGATGAGCAGAACGGGGAAAACTGCAGCCAGAAAAAGAACATAAACAAGCCCATCTCTTCTTCTAGAAACTCCAAAAGGCGTAAAAAACTGTGTTGCCCGCAGTGCAATAAATCTTTCAAATACAGCTCGGCCCTGGAAGCTCACCTGAGGGTCCACAGCGGAGACCAACCCCATAAGTGCAACATCTGTAACGAGACCTTCAGCTACAAGTCTGGGTTGATCGTACACCGGCGGAAACATTCGCAAACTGTGGCGAAAGTACCTCAGGATGCAGAAAATGAGACTCCGCTGGAGACCACCATCAAATCTTCATCTCCAATCATCACTCGAAAATCTGGCAGAATTACGGAAAAGCACACAGGCGACAAGACGACGGCCACAAAGCCGGAGAGTGAGGCAGCCTCCAAAACGAGCTCGATGGATAACGAGACTTCGAAAGTGGCGGCTCCTCCAACGACCGACTCTAGTGGAACAAACAAGCAAACTGAGAAGGAGAAGCCCCTTAAATGTAATTACTGTGAGAAAAGGTTTAACGACCAGAAGATCCTGAAAGCCCATCATCGCATCCACTCCGGCAAACTGGCCTTCCCTTGCCAGTATTGCGAGGAGAGTTTCTCGAAGGCATCGTTGCTCGCTCTTCACAGCAGCAATCACAAGGTTTGCAAACCTTACCAGTGTGACCAGTGCGACAAAAACTTCAATGACCAGTCACTTCTCTTAGCTCACAAGCGGACGCACAGCGGAGAGAAACCTTACTGGTGCAATCAATGCCAAACCTGGTTCCCCAACCACAAAAGCCTATTGCAACACGAGCAAATCCACCTGAAGCCCAAGCCCTACAAGTGCCAGCACTGTGAGAAGAGCTTCAACGACAAGTCCCTGTTCCTCACTCACGAGGGGGTGCACACGAACACTAAGcccttccagtgcaccaagtGCAACAAGAGCTTCTACTTAAAAAAACAGTTGGAGAACCACCAGTCCGACCATGACCCCGACAAACCCTTCCCATGCAACCAATGCGAGAGGAGCTTCAATAAAAAAGAGACTCTCGTGGCGCATACTCGAGTTCACAAACACAGTGCGCAGGCACAGAAAGCTTAA